Proteins from a single region of Salvelinus sp. IW2-2015 linkage group LG4p, ASM291031v2, whole genome shotgun sequence:
- the LOC111960629 gene encoding probable tRNA methyltransferase 9B isoform X1, with amino-acid sequence MTVMEDAATRLEREYVHSVYEKIAPYFNDSRYKAWPKVRQFLLEHEPGSIIADVGCGNGKYLHVNGSVFKLGCDVCLPLVDSARSQGHEVQLCDCLRLPYRDSCFDGVLSIAVIHHLSTKERRIRAIKEMARTLRVGGRIMIYVWAMEQTRRKFQKQDIFVPWNPNPPSPTLGRERPTPRWRDAAQSVSEYLYSDSKDEHRKVKSTSFVLDEEMACSPQQRLWFFSRSLDSVFDFGSLTISRANDNHSPSTETTTPPPSTALVQECGSMALPDLVTSYQMEHTEGPGRPGEREAGPPGDLKQDSSQSPQDSEGEPEAASCLRYYHVFREGELAELIKSHVEELHVLYSCFDHANWCVVAEKVQVWKI; translated from the exons ATGACTGTGATGGAGGACGCGGCCACTCGGCTGGAGAGGGAGTATGTGCACAGCGTCTATGAGAAGATTGCTCCCTATTTTAACGACAGCCGCTACAAGGCCTGGCCCAAGGTGCGCCAGTTCCTACTGGAGCATGAGCCTGGCAGTATCATCGCTGACGTGG GCTGTGGCAATGGCAAGTACCTGCACGTCAACGGCAGTGTGTTCAAGCTGGGCTGTGATGTGTGTCTCCCCCTTGTGGACTCAGCCCGGAGCCAGGGCCACGAGGTGCAGCTGTGTGACTGCCTCAGGCTGCCCTACAGGGACAGCTGCTTTGACGGTGTCCTTTCCATCGCAG TCATCCATCATCTGTCCACCAAAGAGCGTCGTATTCGAGCAATTAAAGAAATGGCAAGGACCCTGCGTGTGGGCGGGCGCATCATGATCTACGTGTGGGCCATGGAGCAGACACGGCGGAAGTTTCAGAAACAGGACATATTTGTGCCCTGGAACCCCAACCCCCCGTCCCCCACCCTGGGCAGGGAGCGGCCCACACCCCGGTGGAGGGACGCAGCACAGAGTGTGAGCG AATACCTCTACAGCGACAGCAAAGACGAGCACAGGAAGGTGAAAAGCACATCGTTCGTGCTGGATGAAGAGATGGCCTGCAGTCCCCAACAGAGGCTGTGGTTCTTCTCTCGCTCCCTGGACTCAGTCTTTGACTTTGGCAGCCTGACCATCTCCAGGGCCAACGACAACCACTCCCCCTCCACAGAGAcaaccactccccctccctctaccGCCTTGGTCCAGGAGTGTGGCTCGATGGCCCTGCCTGACTTGGTCACCTCCTACCAGATGGAGCACACAGAGGGACCAGGGCGGCCAGGGGAGAGGGAAGCAGGCCCACCAGGAGACCTCAAACAGGACAGCAGTCAGAGCCCTCAGGACAGTGAAGGGGAGCCAGAGGCTGCCTCGTGTCTGCGCTATTACCACGTGTTCCGGGAGGGCGAGCTGGCGGAGCTGATCAAGAGCCACGTCGAAGAGCTCCACGTCCTTTACTCCTGCTTTGACCACGCCAACTGGTGCGTGGTGGCCGAGAAGGTCCAGGTTTGGAAGATATGA
- the LOC111960629 gene encoding probable tRNA methyltransferase 9B isoform X2 gives MTVMEDAATRLEREYVHSVYEKIAPYFNDSRYKAWPKVRQFLLEHEPGSIIADVARSQGHEVQLCDCLRLPYRDSCFDGVLSIAVIHHLSTKERRIRAIKEMARTLRVGGRIMIYVWAMEQTRRKFQKQDIFVPWNPNPPSPTLGRERPTPRWRDAAQSVSEYLYSDSKDEHRKVKSTSFVLDEEMACSPQQRLWFFSRSLDSVFDFGSLTISRANDNHSPSTETTTPPPSTALVQECGSMALPDLVTSYQMEHTEGPGRPGEREAGPPGDLKQDSSQSPQDSEGEPEAASCLRYYHVFREGELAELIKSHVEELHVLYSCFDHANWCVVAEKVQVWKI, from the exons ATGACTGTGATGGAGGACGCGGCCACTCGGCTGGAGAGGGAGTATGTGCACAGCGTCTATGAGAAGATTGCTCCCTATTTTAACGACAGCCGCTACAAGGCCTGGCCCAAGGTGCGCCAGTTCCTACTGGAGCATGAGCCTGGCAGTATCATCGCTGACGTGG CCCGGAGCCAGGGCCACGAGGTGCAGCTGTGTGACTGCCTCAGGCTGCCCTACAGGGACAGCTGCTTTGACGGTGTCCTTTCCATCGCAG TCATCCATCATCTGTCCACCAAAGAGCGTCGTATTCGAGCAATTAAAGAAATGGCAAGGACCCTGCGTGTGGGCGGGCGCATCATGATCTACGTGTGGGCCATGGAGCAGACACGGCGGAAGTTTCAGAAACAGGACATATTTGTGCCCTGGAACCCCAACCCCCCGTCCCCCACCCTGGGCAGGGAGCGGCCCACACCCCGGTGGAGGGACGCAGCACAGAGTGTGAGCG AATACCTCTACAGCGACAGCAAAGACGAGCACAGGAAGGTGAAAAGCACATCGTTCGTGCTGGATGAAGAGATGGCCTGCAGTCCCCAACAGAGGCTGTGGTTCTTCTCTCGCTCCCTGGACTCAGTCTTTGACTTTGGCAGCCTGACCATCTCCAGGGCCAACGACAACCACTCCCCCTCCACAGAGAcaaccactccccctccctctaccGCCTTGGTCCAGGAGTGTGGCTCGATGGCCCTGCCTGACTTGGTCACCTCCTACCAGATGGAGCACACAGAGGGACCAGGGCGGCCAGGGGAGAGGGAAGCAGGCCCACCAGGAGACCTCAAACAGGACAGCAGTCAGAGCCCTCAGGACAGTGAAGGGGAGCCAGAGGCTGCCTCGTGTCTGCGCTATTACCACGTGTTCCGGGAGGGCGAGCTGGCGGAGCTGATCAAGAGCCACGTCGAAGAGCTCCACGTCCTTTACTCCTGCTTTGACCACGCCAACTGGTGCGTGGTGGCCGAGAAGGTCCAGGTTTGGAAGATATGA